The genomic stretch TTGCACTTTgtagggttaagcttcatcttgtatttccttagtgaacaaaatgtctcgtgtaaatcggctaggtgctcgccgtcggacttgctcttgacaatagcatcgtcgacgtaagcctcaatgtttcgccctttttggttttggaacactttgtccaccagtcttgtgtaagtcgcgccggcgtttttcaaaccaaacggcatcatcttgtacatgtaggtgccgtgtatggtgatgaatgcgcatttaggcatgtcttcctctcgccatgaataccgatggtatcctgaaaaggcgtcgagcaggctcaaagattgtgtagcctgccgttgcgtctattaagctatctatccgaggcaaggggtagcaatctttcgggcatgctttattaagttgcgtgatgtcaacacacatcctccacccccctgatgactttttaaccattacaacattagctagccattcagggtatgtacaagggatgataaagcctgcatctaacaacttatcaacctcggccttgatggcatcttccttttcggccgaggagtttctcacCCTCCGCTTCACAGGTGGCGAGGCTGGGGAGTACGTTCAACTTGTGAACGATGACTTCTCGGCTTACACTGGCATCTCGGCGGTGAGTACGCAAAGACGTCTTTGTTCCTTctcgcaggtctaggagatcggcccgAATTTTGGTTCCGGCCGACACCGAAGCGATCACGGTGCCCTGGATCAATCTCTATCCGGTCTCGGTCCGGCCCCTTCGACCATGGCGAcgtggttggtgctcatcggttcgtcctcctgtcttaaggatgggttcttccctttttcctctttctttgccactttgaaggattgcatgttgcatcctctggccgatatttggacgttgaccacctcgtctttttcgttctttgagacgagtttatgaacttccccgcggtccgagacatacatcagtgtcgggcccggatggacattacaaagaTCGACCTCACTCGGGGTGACACGACCGATGAGAACGTTGTatgcggatgagccgtcgatgaccacgaactcggacatcacattcttggccgcgtcgatcggccgaacatcaccggtaacTTGATAGACCCTGGGGGACCAAGCCTGCCCGGAGAAGCCGTACAATGGGTTGGTGCATGGGCTAAGGTCCGCAATTTTCAGGCCGAGCcctagaaagcactccctgaacatgatgtttgtgtaggcgcccgtgtcaatcaggcatctcatgaccaggtggttagctatgtctaagtggattacgagtgggtcgctatgtggggcgatgactccttcgtagtccttcttcccaatagttatgttcGGGATGTTGGAAGCGCGGCCGCCTGTAGTGGGCACGAAGTTGACGGCCTGATACagttcgttcaggtgccgtttgtgcccgtgagcggatccgccgttctcgtttcccccgatgacaacatgaattgttcctatccgttcaaagacggattttttatctGAGCCACCGGtgttagtcttttggcctccggcaatatacttgccgaggctcccttttCGGATCagatcttcaatggcattcttcaaatgccggcagtcgttggttaagtgaccggtgtggccgtggtactcacagtacaggctcgtgtcaccgtccccctaggtttgggggcctttcccacttctcgcCCCTCGTTTCGCTcgggagaagacctcggcggccgatacgaccagggggggTGTGATCCTTGTATTTCTTATGGTAGTACGGacctgaactccccccggcgtcCGCTGGGTTCTGCTTCCTGGTGGGCCTGTCGGTccgcgacctattattgtcacggcgcccttcatccggcttgtcctcccggtggctctttctttctgagtgcccggcctcgccgtggcctatccatattttgtgatagtcctcgaccttaatggcctggtcggccaatttcctggcggactcaaggctcaggccaccgcacttgatgagctcgtttttcaagtcccctctggggaggcctttcatcagtgcgaaggccgctagTTATTTGTTCAGCTCCCTAATCTGCCGAACccggcatcgaacctcttcacatagcttcggagtgactcgcctccctcctcgcTCGATGGtcgggagatccgatgtctcaacGGCTCTCCTTTTATTGGTAGAGCATCTTGGGCCAAaaacgcgtctcttaggtcggaataggagtataccgacccatcgggtagccccttgtaccggctttgcgccattccaaccaaggtcgttgggaaaattcggcactgaCCTCGTcagttgctcccacaccgacatgtgggactcgaaagcctcggcatgatcggttgggtcgccttctcctttgtatgatatagaCGGTAGCTTTAGCTTTGGCGGCACTGGTCTCTAGGACGAGGCACCGAGGGGTGCTCGACCACGTgtctaatgacacgcggcgatcggctcctcgcatccctagtccggcccctctccccgtggcgggaagggcttcttctccgactacggtgagtcggactccttcttcgactcggtgagtcggactccttctccgactcggtgagtcggactccttctccgactcggtgagtcggactccttcgcTCGTCCGGGGCATGCCTCGTGGGCGTCGCGGCGACAtcgtccttccgcgagtgcgggaagggcttAGTTCTACCACCGACACTCGGGCTCCCCGTCTTGGTAGGCTCGGCCTCTCTCGGTGCTTCGTTGTGTttctgagtcaccttttgggccctagcttcccggacgggtcccgccgctcttgtcggtgtggtGAAGTGTGAGCTGCTGCGCCGACAATCGGGTCCAGGAGTCGTCGGCTTTTTGCATCAACCACACGCCCATGACGGTGACTGGTCGGGGGCGTACAGATCTgggcattattggcatcccgaactccggttgaatTATCCGGCTGGTGGAGGGCCGCACAACCTGCACTGTGGACGGTATCATCCGGGTGGAGGGGCTCTTCTGAttacgaacacctcttgttcttttgacatcttcttagctttttgggtgggtttttttttttttttttttttttttgtgtttgggaatgactagcttctagtatctgttatccccacagacggcgccaattgttcgggTATGAATTCGaagtaggtttgtttaccacgctagctttgtcgaataatgcctcttctagccttgattgctctcctcggcctctcctgcaacaatgagcaaccgagggcttggctttgtgccaagcgtactcactccgacgctcaagtcagtgaacttatcgTGATTAAGTAGAATGCtgcttgatgacgtgtattgtagagagatgagagagataataccaatttaagtggttcttaggttagattttggatcccttcctcaatgaggattgaggagtatttatagactttcaccttttgtcaagtagtggccaagtgggccaagtggcatagcaggtggaaagactgatctacccctcggccgagggacctatggcaggccggcgagcctggttgactccatgccgagggttcttggatatgagtacgcgggtatgtgccctaCTGGTAGGTTGCCATCGAGACCAGGACCGGGCAGCCGAAAGGTCGCATCGGCcgggatgtctaagtcattggcttgctgtggatatctttgacctcgttcaatatgttgacttggtcagcgggcacagaatatgccccatcaataagtcatttgaaataaaattaaatggtttagGTAGCCTTtgtttaataataatataatattttgtggATTAATGGATTAAAAAATCTCATGTGGAATTGGAAGTGAAATTGGATGTGGTTGGGTGAAATGTAAATAATAAAATActcctttttttccttttttttgctaCTCCTTTTTTTGCTCTTCATTTTGGTTtgataattaataaattaattaattaattaattaaaatgtATAGAAAGTAAATTGATTGTTAATCCTATGTGAATTTAAATTAATTATTAGTAGCATGTGGAATAAAATTAATTGCTTTTGCCTAACCttttaaaaaatattaaaattaaattgTTATGTATAGTTAATATTCTAAATTGCTTGATTTCTATTGTGAGTTTTCTTTTCTAATATTAAACGTTGATAATAATCTGTACTAAGGTATTAGTTTCATTAGGTAATATTAAGATAAGATTCATCGGAACCATTAGTAATAATGCGCCGTTAAAATGAGATGTATTATAGGTTAGTGACACACaggttcataatttttttttagatGTATAATTTTTTCTAAATAGAGAGTTTTAGGAAATTCTTTTATTATTTTCACCAATAACTTGTACATAATTCTCATAAAAGTCGTGTGATGATAAGTTAATCACATACGAAAGTCATATATTCTTTGAATTGTCTTATAACATGGAACTTTTATGTTTCTTCcagcagttttttttttttttttttaaatgttcaGGGTTAAGAAAATCCTGAAAACTCTACTTTAAAATAGGATCTCATTGTAATAGAAAGATGTGAATTCTTTTATATGATTACTTACATTGATTATGTACGTGGAACTCTATGATAATACATAAATTCTTATTTAAAACAAATAAGAAATCAAAATGAGATAGACCAACAGtaatacacaaaaaaaaaaaaatacacaataAACCAAAATATCGTCATTTAATTGCTATACCAAGCGTACTATTACATATAAAACTTTAATATAATCCTCGGTTATAAACCATGACAAACTCTAATCTTGAAACATCTTCAACATTCTAGAGTTAAGAGTACCGATTATTACACTTCGATTTTGTTGATTGAATCCTGAAAAAGAGGTAgcaataattaatattataaactTATTAAACTCTAAAATAAAAAATGTAGCCTTGTCGAAATTAAAGCAAaaattatattttcttataattaatgataaattaatCATTCGACTTCAACTTATCTATCGATGTGTAGTTGTGAACTTGTTTTATGGTAGGAGTTATATGAGAtgtaaaaaaaatgtaaaagtaAAATAAATATTAAACGTTAATACATGTCATGCCTTATAAAAAAATTATGTAAGCCAAGCAATACTTCATTCTGCCTACATTCATCTTCTATCTTTCCACTTCAAATACAACATCGACGTACACATGATGCTAATCCAAAATTGATGAGATTCATGGGAACTTAAATGTATACCTTTGAGATCAAGTAGAGAAATTTTACACAGGCATGCAAAGAATTTATTTCATACGCTAGGTAGTGTTGAAGCATGAAATTTGTGTTGGTTTATATAAGGATGTAGACTACGAAGAGGTAAAATATTTATTAGTTGTTTAACTAGTTCTTGTGCCCGTGAAACTCACGGGGCGTTCATTTGTACTTTGTAGTTAAAGTTGGACAACAGTGCGGTTAGTTCGGCCCGATCCGTCCCACACACTTTTGGgcccaaattttccaaccaaccTGGCTCGCGCCAGCGTCCCCCCTACCCGGGCAGGCCAAGGCCCAAGATTTCCGGCCCAGCTTTTCCTGGCCCGCtaaaaatcaaaataaataaataaataagtccTATATGGGTCGGGCATGTACCAGACAATAGGGACCCAGCAGAAAGAGACCCCTTTTCAATGCCATGCCCGGACCATTAATCGACAGTCCATCCTGCCCTGCACCCAATATCCCGCTTTATGAGGAGTTGTACTTTTGACGATAATGCATTTTGCTAAGAATAGATGGTTGTCATGACTCACGAGGGTGTTTtggtttattttttctttttgtaAATAGAGCAACATAATTAGCACATGACCTCAATTTTTAGCCTTAAACGAAGAAACATGAAAAGAACTTGCATTAAGAATGGAATAACTATAAAAGAAGAGTGAAATTCAtgaactttttttttgttttccgaTTTATGTAACATTCGAAGCTTTGCGATAATGTATGTTGTTAAACATATGTTTCCATTGCAaccaaaattaaataaaatagttCCAAGAACTTCATAATTTATGATAAATAAAAGCTTTGAAAGGAAAGCCTTGTTTTTTTGAAGTTAACCACTTTATTTCATCACAATTTACACAATTCTTGCCCGCTTTGAAAGGAAAGGTTCTGAGCTCGAAACAGTTCTGTTCTCACAGCTAGATAGGCTAATTGGATTAGCTGCATAGCTAGATTCTAAGAAAGCcttgttttttttgtttcatgTATAGTTTTTTGGAAATTTTGGACTCTTGATGTAATTGTTTGTTGATATCATCAATATATACTTcccttttaccaaaaaaaaagctTTGAAAGGAGCAAATATATAATTTCCCGTTGAAACTAAGCCGCACGTCTTCATCTAAACAGTTTTCTCAATTTAACTTTTTTGGGTAAGAGTTTTGATTAGTATTAATGTGAGTTTAGAAACATTAATGCACTAAGAATTCACAAATTCTTTGTAAAGCGGACAAGAATTGTGTAAATTGTTGGTTTGGTAatcaatttttaatttttataaccTCTTTTTTGTCGTTTTACTCTAttataaaaccgttttacaaaAACTAATTGATAAAAGTTAACTTACATAACCTTTCATtggattttttttaatttttttattgaaTACATTTCTCCTTGAAAATTTGCTTGATATTTTCGTCCGTCTAAGTATGTTTACAGTCTTAGATCTAGTTATATACTACCCTTAATTCTAAACTCTAAAGTCATTTGCATGAAACCTACGCAACTCAAGTTTCGAAACAAACTTACAAGTCCCTATTGACAAATAATTATTTACCTTCTTTATTGCTATCTTTATTTATCAACTATCGAAACTAAGAAGTCATCTATATAACTACATACGCATAGGTGTAACATCTTTACCCTCATCGTGGAACATCTATTTAAAACCCTCCATTTTTGGAGATTTTGACAATCAAAATCCATTGTTGGTAAATTTTTGTAACTTTAATCACTTAAAAGTAGAAGTAATATATGCCGGgtaaagcaaaataaaatgaCAACATATACCTCATCCCTTCTTTCTACACCAAAGAATAGTTATTaaattctgaaaaaaaaaaagtagaaaaTCAGCCAAGTAAGAATTTAAAAAGAAAGGAAATAGGAAACATTAAAAACAAACCAAACAGACAATGTATAATGAACGAAATAAAGTggttaatttcatttttttttatcagtGAAACGTTTAAATTTAGAATAACTATTAACTTCCCTACTTTATAATCAatgatgaaaataaaataaaagtataatCTCACACCTTTAATTCAAGTACATGAGTTCCAAACCTTTCTTTCAATCAACTAATGAGTAGTTCTTAAGCGAAATATTCCGCAACCGCGCAACCAACTAACATGTTTTATAATCTTGAAATACCTGAAAGAACCAAGACAATAAATTTCAGTAAAAATGTAGCAAATTTTTTTGAAATGCAAGTGAATGCTCcaactttaaaaaaaaagaatAGATTGAGGAATGACGAATGATAGATAACTACGAATTTGGAGGTGATATAAGAAGATGAAAACAGGAAAAGAATTGGGATACAAAAATAAATTAAGGAAATTAATATAAGCTTTTTATAACTTGCATGTTAATGCACGAAGTCAAATGACCGTTACAAATTGGAATCTCAAAGGAGTATTGAAGAGTCACAGTAAtaaattattatgaatattaatgTGCTTTGAAGAACTTCTTAATTGCAGTAAAAATGACGTTCAATCTTAGCCTTCAGCAAATGAAATAAGTTTACACTTTACGTACTATTCGTGACTCTCCTTGTTGACACGTGGCTAGATTTGGTGCTCAATCTAACCTTTTAATAGTATTATATAAATATAGATATAGATGTTGGTTAGATGTATGTTTTTCAAACTTAGGTTATACAATATTTGACACCAAAGGTCATGAGATAGtctatctataaatataattaattaaaggaTAAGATTAAGAAGTTTAGATATCAGTATTACaatatatcatcaataaacaATATTTTAAAATATTTTTGTGCTTTAGTGAGACTTTATAAATGTTAGGTGTGCCGAATGGCAAAATGGTAATACTATATTTGCCACTACTTCCTACATACAATTTAAAAAATCCTACACAATATTTCCATTTTggctttaattttttttcttatttattgcttaaaatattttaacaataagcgtcgaaatttaaaatttagtatgaattttttatttttagttgttgtCTAATTTATTTAGAGATTAAAAAGGCCAAAGtttaatgtttgttatgctatttgcatttaatgttaatttgttttcctttttcctttttaaataagaaataatGATGTGACTTGCTATGAATGAAATACTCTTAGcttgtttttttatttataaataagtgaattaaatcaATATCAtataataattaatttataattcaTGTTACATTAATTAACCATATCACATTAAAAATTGCCATGTCACATtattttaagtagccttttaattatatttatataagttTAGATTCTAACGATTAATTAAAAACACAATAAGGAAAAAAGCAAAACAATTCATTTAGTTATCTATGTATACTTTACTTACCAacttttttttgataaaaatgaTAATTAGGTTTTGTGTGATACATATATAAAATCATTTTTGTAGTTAATTCTCGcattaatttcaacaatttatttGGGGGAAAAAGATAAGTTTTGTGAATGAAAGGGAAGATAAAAAATTATCATAACACAATTACAAAGTATAATAATGGTGATTAACAAACATATCATTAAATAAAGTGTAAAATGATAAACGGTATCAATCTAATCActctttttcataatcagtaccaacataaAATTTAATTTGTAAATAGTACCAACTTAATTCCTCCGATCAATAAGTAGTACCAAGACACCCGAAAGTGCCacttaattttaaaatttgaaattttccgTCAATTATTTTGATTATATTCCCATTCTACCCttctttttatgttattatagAACATCACCTGCCTTTCCATTGTTGCATTTTTCATTTTCTTGCTTCTCTGCCACTTCCTCCACTCTTACACAattatttataagaataaattGAACAAACTAATAAACATTTCCGGCATTCCTCCATCCCTTGAGAGCACGATGAGCACCAGAATCAGTTCGATTGAGTTGAGCGAGTTGCCTCCTCCTTGCTCGCGCATCAATCGCCGAGTCAACTCCAGTGTCAAACCGATTCATCGAAGGCGAGTTCGCCATCACTTTCGCAACTATACTCTTCTCTTCTTCTATTTCCATCTTTTTCACGTTTTCTATCTTCATTTTCTTCTCTCCATCTTATTCTCTTCTTTTATCTTCATCTCTTGTCCTGTCTCATTTCCTTCTAGCAAGATAAAAAAGAACCAATCAACTCAGTTGATTCGAAAAAACCTCACTAGCAACATAATCAGTTTTATGGTTAGTATATCTAAATTTACCCCCAAAATGCATCCTAATGACCACTCTAATTGGCGTGTCATTGTTCATCCTACAGGAAAAATCAAAAACCCCAAACTGAATCATACCGTATTAATAAGGTCCAAGTTAAATAATAGTGTAAATAAtctgaatgaataataatctataaataaataaagaaaacccaGTAATTTAcaagaataaacaaacaaaaattaattaacaCGAGATAGGGAAAAGAATCATACATGCGTTTCGGGGACAACAAAGATTTTAGAGGTTCACGCCATACGCGCCGTGGTAGGTAACGCTTCGGCCGGCGCAAATGCTACCCTTATCGACGTGTTGCCGAATTTAGAGATAGTATCGAGTTTCAGTGTTGGTCTTGACAAAATTGATCTGAAAAAGTGTAAGGAGAAAGGGATTAGGTTACTACTCCTGATGTTCTTACTGATGATGCTGTTGATTTAGCAATTGGCCTTATGTTGGCTGTTCTTAGAAGGAATGACGTTGAAGGTAAAAGAACAAGTAGAAAATTAGGGTAAGTTGGAAGGTTATTTGAGAGGATTCAGTGTTGTGTCTTGTAAGTTTGGATCAAACGAAataatgagagagagagagatgatgAATGGGGTTGAGGTAAAAATAAGGGTAGTTTCGTCAATTTAGGTGAGTATAAGTGAGTAAGTGGTACTTTCAGGTGTCTTGGTACTACTTATTGATCCGAGGATAAGTTGGTACTATTTACAAATTAAATTTTATGCTGATAAAAAGTATGAAAAATGGTGATTAGATTGATACTGTTTATCAATTTACACTTAAATAAAAGAAGTATATGTTAAATAGATATGATAAATTAATAGCCAACGTTGTGAGTGGAAAATAAAAGAAattgtattaatttattttttgtgtttgtaactaattttttttttatatttttgtacttataagcatgtgacacATAGCATTTGGAGATGAATTCTAAATGGCACATGACTTAGTGAGGTatttagtctttttttttttaaatattgcaGCGGTATTTATTTTCGTATTGCGATTTTTACTTATCACATCACATTTAGAATTTGTTAACTCATGAAATATTTAATATGCACAATTAAGTtaagaataatgatgatgataataatgacaTTTTTAAAGACATTTTAGCATATTTTATGTATATATGAAAAGGTTAATTTAGtaaatttatattatatatattagaGCCATGTCATAATAAATTTTGACATGTCACTATTAAATTTTCGCCATGTTACAATTGAtttttgccatgtcacatttattTGATATTTTGggttacccttttaataatagTTATAGATAGATAGACTAGTCATGTCTTTAAAAAcaatattaatataaaatatGATTTAATCTTACAAAATTATTTTAATTCAAAATGGTATAAAAAAAGACGTTAATAATTATTTTGCCCCACAACTCATAGAACCCAATCACATTTGATCCGACACATATCTTCACATAGACCTGataaacagatcgggtcgtgtcgagttcgtgttcgtgtcacatgtaaacgggtcgcAAACCCTTCAACCCAAACTTGGCCcgtttaaatctcgtgtcgtgttcgtgtcgacccacttacataaatgggtcgtcaagcctcaaccctaacccgctaatatcgtgtcgggttcgggtcgtgttTTCATGTCATGTCACTATTTGGaaaatttaattatatttatgtgatgaaagataaaaaaaattaggattaatttaatAAACTGGTCATtcatgtcgggttcgtgtttaaagagctcaacccaaactcgacccaattaaatatcgtgtcgtgttcgtgtagacccacttacataaatgggtcattgagGCTCAACCCAAAttcgttaatttcgtgtcggattcgtgtcgtgttttcgtgtcgtgtcattatttGTCAGCTCTATCTTAACACGACCTTGCCAGTTGCCACCCACTAGACAGGTCTAATCGTAGTTCGTAGAACCCGATCCATTTGAGAGGTCTAACCATTGGTCTAGTAGGTACACAAAAGGTTGTAAATTCCGGGTTGTTATCGTTCGACCGTTTTCCCGCCTCAGACTATTAAATTAGCCAAAGCCGCCATCCTAGTAGTTTCTTCTCCAAGAAACAAACTATTTCTTCCCCagtttcaattaaattgaattcTTAATTCTTAATTGAATGACAAACATGGCGGAATCAAAGACCACCATGGAATCAGCTAGACATTGGGTCGCCGAACACAAGCTTCGCACCGTCGGTAATTCTCTTTCTTTTACCGTCAATAACCTTACATCTCTTTAATTGAATTAGAATTACTCTTAATTTAaattatgaataatgaaaaaaatgaggAATTAATTTGACAGGGTGTTTATGGTTGAGCGGAATTACTGGATCAATCGCCTACAATTGGTCTCGTCCCACCATGAAAACTAGCGTCAGACTCATTCATGCTAGGTTACGCCTTTCTTTATCAGTATTATTTTGTACTTTTAATTTGTTATTGTATAATGCAATTGGACATATTAGGTGTAACGGTTGAATTCGCTTGCTGAATTCATTTAGTTTGATTAATTGGGATGCTGAATTCATTGTGTTGATGATCGTGCTTAAAAACCGCCTTAACAGAAGAGCTTGTTAAAGTATGTGTTGTAGATTTTTGCAATTTAGATGCGAGGTTTGTGGTGAAACAACGAAATTCATAGTTTAGGGGATAGAATATCTATTTTTTGGGTTCTTTTGGCTCCTGAATTACCTGGTCATTCATTGAATGATGAAACAATTTCGACTTTGTTAACGATTAGGGCAGAAGATTTCCTGCACTAAAGACTGTGGCCATTCATTGAAAAAAGACTTCACATTATTACAATACTTTCAGCTGCTATATTACTATGAACCCCATTCCATCCCTTCCGTTGTGATTTGGGGTAGAGTGACGATTGCATTAGTAGAGTTAAGTTTCATCAAATTCTCCACTGACTTGTCTTTAAATTACCCTTCCATCTCAACCATTTGTTTCCTTTTTGATTAAAATATGCCTCACAAAGAATAAATAAAGCTAAACAAATGAATGGGACGGAGAGAATACGAGATTTCAAAGACATTGTTGCAAGACAACAAACTctcaaatattttattttatagtTTGTGTTCTATTCTAATTTCTCAGAACCTACCACTTGTAGTCGCTAATTTGACTGTTGAACGAGCATGTGATACAGTAGAAATTGGATGGTGCAAATGTCTGGTTTATCAAGGTTTAGCTACTGTAATCAGCAGAACACTCTAAAATGTCCTAAGAATTTTGATGCGAGACTCATGCATCAACTCAATCTTTTGAACTTCAACTGACTCATGCATCAACTCAATCTTTTGAACTTCAACTGACTCATGCATCAGTAGAACATGTCTCTATCACACTGATTTTTCGCTTAAAAACAGTACGTGGTTGTTAATTAAGGTCAACTGACTGTTCAAAGTTTGCTGTTTTCTGCTAGGTTGCATGCTCAAGCCCTTACATTGGCTGCCCTTGTTGGTGCTGCAACCGTTGAATACTTTGACCGCAAAAGTGCCCCAGCTAAAGATGACCCACGTGCAAAGTTTTCTCTTCAAAATAGCTCGCACAAACATT from Silene latifolia isolate original U9 population chromosome 5, ASM4854445v1, whole genome shotgun sequence encodes the following:
- the LOC141656155 gene encoding uncharacterized protein LOC141656155; amino-acid sequence: MTNMAESKTTMESARHWVAEHKLRTVGCLWLSGITGSIAYNWSRPTMKTSVRLIHARLHAQALTLAALVGAATVEYFDRKSAPAKDDPRAKFSLQNSSHKH